A single Dehalococcoidia bacterium DNA region contains:
- a CDS encoding NIPSNAP family containing protein: MFFELREYRTLPGQRENWVRFMEEEIIPFQVSKGMVICGSFVGEEEDDLYIWVRRFASEEE; this comes from the coding sequence ATGTTCTTCGAACTTCGCGAGTACAGGACTCTTCCCGGCCAGCGTGAAAACTGGGTCAGGTTCATGGAAGAGGAGATCATTCCATTCCAGGTCTCCAAGGGAATGGTGATCTGCGGCAGCTTCGTCGGAGAGGAAGAGGACGATCTGTACATCTGGGTGCGCCGCTTCGCCAGTGAGGAGGAGC